One window of the Ananas comosus cultivar F153 linkage group 21, ASM154086v1, whole genome shotgun sequence genome contains the following:
- the LOC109726125 gene encoding ubiquitin carboxyl-terminal hydrolase 27-like — translation MKHRKIPTVNQLIGKLKSGYEFLSQIQRLPPSRYNFVATILGVGVGVAGLFMALQNCKNSHFGIPWVSQRKDSSERIFYVGGLQNLGNNCFLNVILQALASCSSFLPFLQNVLETDELNEEEVERMPLIVALCSLLEELCIIHDERTVLNPRRVMCALSLYTNNFNLTRQQDASEAFIHLLSSLKNESSHNYVPHSSSLANITSSSSRIYNRKAGDQHEFQRWRQILFGPFDGTIGSILTCRSCSSLLSVYFESFHCLPLSPVLDRSENIIDGCTLTDCLKHFTAVEHLESYHCSRCWHIAVIKHLSLKSEKDEEKINKLSSCVNHDSCSCRDLFHKEEITWSGFSHASKQLIITCYPQILCIYIQRASMNISGEFVKRQGHISFPLFLDLLPFMAVASTLVQETSMENMKNQWTGRQQEFALQQSQINKQLTMQMLPPIFRIIEQTASVEALLRNNSEKSTNHSDGDSDVKYNLGISKEDAVHGSKVVSSGLDLPFVCSVEEAGSCEKENAIETGDAVTSKSSMYRLSSVVEHYGRYGGGHYAAYRRAMSDSLAEPIEGNCLWFYTSDREVSQVSEETVLAAEATLLFYERI, via the exons ATGAAGCATAGGAAGATTCCTACCGTCAATCAACTCATTGGCAAACTAAAGAGTGGCTATGAGTTTTTATCTCAGATTCAACGACTTCCTCCATCTCGATATAATTTTGTGGCTACTATTCTCGGGGTGGGAGTGGGAGTGGCTGGGTTGTTCATGGCACTGCAGAATTGTAAAAATAGTCATTTTGGTATACCATGGGTATCTCAGCGGAAGGATTCTTCAGAGAGAATATTTTATGTTGGAGGTCTCCAAAATCTTGGAAATAATTGTTTCCTGAATGTAATCTTACAG GCACTTGCTAGCTGTAGCAgtttccttccctttctccagAATGTGCTTGAAACTGACGAATTAAATGAAGAAGAGGTTGAAAGAATGCCCCTTATAGTTGCTTTGTGTTCATTGCTAGAAG AGCTATGTATTATTCATGATGAAAGAACTGTTCTAAATCCACGAAGAGTGATGTGCGCTTTAAGCTTATACACGAACAACTTCAATTTAACAAGACAGCAG GATGCTTCAGAAGCTTTTATTCATCTCTTGTCGTCACTGAAGAATGAGAGCTCCCATAATTACGTGCCACACAGTAGTTCTCTAGCCAACATTACCTCTTCTTCCTCCAGGATATATAACCGAAAGGCAGGAGACCAGCATGAATTTCAGAGATGGAGACAAATTCTTTTTGGTCCATTTGATGGCACCATTGGAAGCATATTAACTTGCAGAAGTTGTTCATCTCTG CTTTCAGTTTACTTTGAGAGTTTCCACTGCTTGCCACTCTCACCTGTGCTGGATAGAAGTGAAAATATT ATTGATGGATGTACTTTGACGGATTGTCTGAAGCATTTTACTGCTGTAGAGCATCTAGAAAGCTACCATTGCAGTCGATGCTGGCATATCGCTGTCATAAAGCACTTATCCCTTAAATCAGAAAAAGACGAG gaaaaaataaataagcttAGCAGCTGTGTGAACCATGATTCTTGCAGTTGCAGGGATCTTTTCCATAAGGAAGAAATAACATGGTCTGGGTTTTCACATGCTTCAAAGCAGTTAATTATTACATGTTATCCTCAG ATTCTGTGCATCTATATTCAACGCGCTTCAATGAATATAAGTGGTGAATTTGTAAAGCGGCAG GGACATATTTCTTTCCCTTTGTTCCTCGACCTCTTACCATTTATGGCAGTTGCATCAACTCTGGTGCAAGAAACTTCAATGGAGAATATGAAGAACCAGTGGACGGGGCGACAGCAAGAATTTGCCCTTCAACAAAGTCAAATAAATAAGCAACTGACTATGCAAATGCTTCCTCCTATATTCAGAATTATAGAACAAACTGCTTCAGTTGAAGCCTTGTTAAGAAATAATTCAGAAAAGTCAACTAACCATTCAGATGGCGATTCTGATGTTAAGTATAATCTGGGGATCAGCAAGGAAGATGCAGTTCATGGAAGCAAGGTGGTTTCTTCCGGTCTTGACCTTCCCTTTGTTTGCTCTGTGGAAGAAGCGGGATCTTGTGAAAAG gAAAATGCCATTGAAACTGGTGATGCAGTCACTTCAAAGAGTTCCATGTACCGCCTATCTTCTGTGGTCGAGCACTATGGGAGGTATGGTGGTGGCCATTATGCGGCTTATAGGAGAGCAATGAGCGACTCTTTGGCGGAACCAATAGAAGGGAATTGTCTTTGGTTTTATACATCGGATCGTGAAGTATCACAAGTGTCCGAGGAAACTGTTCTTGCTGCAGAAGCCACCCTCCTTTTCTATGAAAGAATATAG
- the LOC109726709 gene encoding histone-lysine N-methyltransferase ASHH1 isoform X1 — MEQECEALPPYKHIDRNEFCYRKHKKQKDEDIAICVCQYTADYPESACGERCLNVLTSTECTPGYCQCGEYCKNQRFQRCQYAKSRLFKTEGRGWGLLADENIKAGQFVIEYCGEVISWKEAKRRSQAYESEGLKDAYIIYLNAYESIDATKKGSLARFINHSCQPNCETRKWTVLGEVRVGIFAKQDIPAGTELAYDYNFEWYGGAKVRCLCRATSCSGFLGAKSRGFQEANYLWEDDDDRYSVENIPLYDSEDDEPTKYLKAIVPSTDSTITGKEQENFLSTDEVLDSMEFSQPIPISIEPLCAIPMEIDFAKNDATAVNSMYVNDTQQNFREENALIPRNFHTEPSPSKRSPHFPGRKAKTQVKKQLNVALIAERLALAEAREEILACEETKNEAASQLDSVYSEIRPAIEEHERDSQDSVPTSVAERWIEACCFKYKADFDLYSSVIKNVAFAPRRPRGDSAAFQGDGELKYLENGQ; from the exons ATG GAACAAGAATGTGAAGCACTGCCGCCTTATAAACATATCGACAGGAATGAATTTTGCTACAGGAA gCACAAAAAACAGAAGGATGAGGATATAGCTATTTGTGTGTGCCAATACACAGCTGATTATCCTGAGAGTGCATGTGGTGAGCGATGCTTAAATGTATTAACCAGCACAGAATGCACGCCAGGGTATTGCCAATGCGGTGAATACTGTAAAAATCAG AGATTTCAAAGATGTCAATATGCTAAGTCAAGATTGTTCAAAACTGAAGGTCGTGGATGGGGTCTTTTGGCTGATGAGAATATCAAG GCTGGCCAGTTTGTTATAGAATATTGTGGAGAAGTAATATCATGGAAGGAAGCAAAACGGAGGTCTCAAGCTTATGAATCTGAAG GTTTAAAAGATGCATATATAATTTACCTCAATGCATATGAATCGATTGATGCCACTAAGAAAGGAAGCTTAGCTAGGTTCATTAACCATTCGtg CCAACCAAACTGCGAGACCAGAAAATGGACTGTACTTGGGGAAGTGAGGGTTGGGATATTCGCAAAACAAGACATACCTGCAGGAACTGAGTTAGCCTATGACTACAATTTTGAATGGTATGGTGGTGCTAAGGTCCGGTGCCTGTGCCGTGCCACCAGCTGTTCCGGGTTCCTTGGGGCAAAATCACGTGGTTTCCAG GAAGCTAACTATCTTTGGGAAGATGATGATGACAG GTACTCCGTTGAGAATATCCCCCTTTATGATTCCGAGGATGATGAACCAACAAAGTATCTTAAGGCCATTGTCCCCTCAACAGACTCGACAATTACGGGGAAAGAACAAGAAAATTTCCTGAGTACTGATGAAGTTCTTGATTCTATGGAATTTTCTCAACCTATACCAATTTCGATTGAGCCATTGTGTGCGATTCCGATGGAAATTGATTTTGCGAAGAACGACGCAACAGCAGTCAACAGCATGTATGTGAATGATACTCAACAGAACTTCAGAGAGGAAAATGCATTGATACCACGAAATTTCCATACTGAGCCTAGCCCATCCAAAAGGTCACCACATTTCCCAGGGAGAAAAGCCAAAACCCAAGTGAAGAAGCAGCTAAATGTGGCTCTTATTGCTGAGCGCCTCGCACTCGCAGAAGCTCGTGAAGAAATTCTCGCTTGTGAG GAAACAAAGAACGAGGCCGCCTCGCAACTGGATTCTGTGTACAGCGAGATAAGGCCGGCCATCGAAGAGCACGAGAGGGACAGCCAAGATAGCGTGCCCACAAGCGTCGCGGAGAGGTGGATCGAAGCTTGCTGCTTCAAATACAAGGCGGATTTCGACCTCTATTCTTCCGTAATCAAGAACGTCGCTTTCGCTCCTCGCAGGCCCCGAGGAGACTCGGCGGCCTTCCAAGGTGACGGCGAGTTGAAGTACTTGGAAAATGGCCAGTGA
- the LOC109726709 gene encoding histone-lysine N-methyltransferase ASHH1 isoform X2, with the protein MEQECEALPPYKHIDRNEFCYRKHKKQKDEDIAICVCQYTADYPESACGERCLNVLTSTECTPGYCQCGEYCKNQAGQFVIEYCGEVISWKEAKRRSQAYESEGLKDAYIIYLNAYESIDATKKGSLARFINHSCQPNCETRKWTVLGEVRVGIFAKQDIPAGTELAYDYNFEWYGGAKVRCLCRATSCSGFLGAKSRGFQEANYLWEDDDDRYSVENIPLYDSEDDEPTKYLKAIVPSTDSTITGKEQENFLSTDEVLDSMEFSQPIPISIEPLCAIPMEIDFAKNDATAVNSMYVNDTQQNFREENALIPRNFHTEPSPSKRSPHFPGRKAKTQVKKQLNVALIAERLALAEAREEILACEETKNEAASQLDSVYSEIRPAIEEHERDSQDSVPTSVAERWIEACCFKYKADFDLYSSVIKNVAFAPRRPRGDSAAFQGDGELKYLENGQ; encoded by the exons ATG GAACAAGAATGTGAAGCACTGCCGCCTTATAAACATATCGACAGGAATGAATTTTGCTACAGGAA gCACAAAAAACAGAAGGATGAGGATATAGCTATTTGTGTGTGCCAATACACAGCTGATTATCCTGAGAGTGCATGTGGTGAGCGATGCTTAAATGTATTAACCAGCACAGAATGCACGCCAGGGTATTGCCAATGCGGTGAATACTGTAAAAATCAG GCTGGCCAGTTTGTTATAGAATATTGTGGAGAAGTAATATCATGGAAGGAAGCAAAACGGAGGTCTCAAGCTTATGAATCTGAAG GTTTAAAAGATGCATATATAATTTACCTCAATGCATATGAATCGATTGATGCCACTAAGAAAGGAAGCTTAGCTAGGTTCATTAACCATTCGtg CCAACCAAACTGCGAGACCAGAAAATGGACTGTACTTGGGGAAGTGAGGGTTGGGATATTCGCAAAACAAGACATACCTGCAGGAACTGAGTTAGCCTATGACTACAATTTTGAATGGTATGGTGGTGCTAAGGTCCGGTGCCTGTGCCGTGCCACCAGCTGTTCCGGGTTCCTTGGGGCAAAATCACGTGGTTTCCAG GAAGCTAACTATCTTTGGGAAGATGATGATGACAG GTACTCCGTTGAGAATATCCCCCTTTATGATTCCGAGGATGATGAACCAACAAAGTATCTTAAGGCCATTGTCCCCTCAACAGACTCGACAATTACGGGGAAAGAACAAGAAAATTTCCTGAGTACTGATGAAGTTCTTGATTCTATGGAATTTTCTCAACCTATACCAATTTCGATTGAGCCATTGTGTGCGATTCCGATGGAAATTGATTTTGCGAAGAACGACGCAACAGCAGTCAACAGCATGTATGTGAATGATACTCAACAGAACTTCAGAGAGGAAAATGCATTGATACCACGAAATTTCCATACTGAGCCTAGCCCATCCAAAAGGTCACCACATTTCCCAGGGAGAAAAGCCAAAACCCAAGTGAAGAAGCAGCTAAATGTGGCTCTTATTGCTGAGCGCCTCGCACTCGCAGAAGCTCGTGAAGAAATTCTCGCTTGTGAG GAAACAAAGAACGAGGCCGCCTCGCAACTGGATTCTGTGTACAGCGAGATAAGGCCGGCCATCGAAGAGCACGAGAGGGACAGCCAAGATAGCGTGCCCACAAGCGTCGCGGAGAGGTGGATCGAAGCTTGCTGCTTCAAATACAAGGCGGATTTCGACCTCTATTCTTCCGTAATCAAGAACGTCGCTTTCGCTCCTCGCAGGCCCCGAGGAGACTCGGCGGCCTTCCAAGGTGACGGCGAGTTGAAGTACTTGGAAAATGGCCAGTGA